CCCCTAATGCTTCCGGAATAGCCTACGCTTCCCCTAATTCTGATAACATAGGTAACTTTTTCCAGGTCAATTTTTCCGCTTCTTACACCTGCACGATAAAGGATAAAGTGCGCCTTCAGCTGGGGGTTTCGGTACTGAATATCTTTAACAGGAGGAACATCATCAACCGCTATTACCGCCTGAACAATACCAATAATGCTATCGAGGT
Above is a genomic segment from Flavobacterium album containing:
- a CDS encoding TonB-dependent receptor, which produces MAPNASGIAYASPNSDNIGNFFQVNFSASYTCTIKDKVRLQLGVSVLNIFNRRNIINRYYRLNNTNNAIEVVNTYSIERTPNALIKLSF